A region from the Variovorax paradoxus genome encodes:
- a CDS encoding response regulator transcription factor: protein MASLESSSHPPPPLLGGGIPAHPPGAILVVDDHDLLRLGVRALVQAQTASSGASIEVFEAGSAAEALALYEKHRESIRLVLLDLALPDTHGLSGLAEFRLRHPSARIVVLSGTGSTSLAQGAVALGASAFLPKSADLKEVVGFIRACGLLEPGASGISPLATVPKALGSWAESAQASAWQELTPRQMQVMQWVLEGKANKEIAQLANLSEGTVKNHVSTILLLFGVRSRAQLISSLR from the coding sequence GTGGCCTCGCTCGAATCTTCCTCCCATCCGCCGCCGCCGCTTCTGGGCGGCGGTATCCCGGCGCACCCGCCGGGCGCGATCCTGGTGGTGGACGACCACGATCTGCTGCGGCTCGGGGTGCGTGCGCTGGTTCAGGCGCAGACCGCTTCTTCGGGCGCGAGCATCGAGGTCTTCGAGGCCGGCAGCGCGGCCGAGGCGCTGGCGCTCTACGAAAAGCACCGCGAGTCGATCCGCCTGGTGCTGCTGGACCTGGCGCTGCCCGACACCCACGGCCTGAGCGGCCTCGCGGAATTCCGCCTGCGCCATCCGTCCGCCCGCATCGTGGTGCTTTCGGGCACCGGCAGCACGTCGCTGGCGCAGGGGGCGGTGGCGTTGGGCGCGAGCGCCTTTCTTCCCAAGTCGGCGGACCTGAAGGAGGTGGTGGGATTCATCCGCGCCTGCGGCCTGCTCGAGCCCGGCGCATCCGGAATCTCCCCTCTCGCCACGGTGCCGAAGGCGCTCGGCAGCTGGGCTGAATCCGCCCAGGCCAGCGCCTGGCAGGAACTCACGCCGCGCCAGATGCAGGTGATGCAGTGGGTGCTCGAAGGCAAGGCGAACAAGGAAATCGCCCAGCTCGCGAACCTGAGCGAGGGCACGGTGAAGAACCACGTATCGACCATCCTGCTGCTGTTCGGCGTGCGTTCGCGTGCGCAGCTGATCAGCAGCCTGCGTTGA
- a CDS encoding ATP-binding response regulator, with protein MADAPLSQQVLREHVASVYFNYNATFLARVVFVLVLGAFMYLQLGDPMVLPFVVLHLTLYLGMYFTPRWNPSVRAADSAWWARKITRIVTLLGFADALAPWIFVPAGNLPVTAALMVVMMGNCARAVQSLRPLKAALFGHTLPMMGGLIIALAWQRDSIHLFLAAFAAIYLFLMLRVGVQEHRLLADSLILRFEKEALAVRLEEQIAATERASQEKTRFLASASHDLRQPLHAIALFGAALENELRGRPEGVNAERLMRAVNALGTSLDTMLDVSKLDAGVVLPELQAVQLDGLFLPLNHMFSARAEQKELQLRVRASGLWVHSDPQLLHRLLSNLIDNALKYTASGGVTVTARARADAVWIEVRDTGIGIAPEQLGRIFEEFYQVGNLGRDRSQGLGIGLSIVQRLSRLLDHPMQVHSRPGRGTCFRVVLPAAGPRVGAPPAGPILQGVEAHRRRDAAAQALPGRVLLVDDEAEIREAMGQLLRSWSIEVQAVADEAQAEEAMAQAQGRAQPFDLLICDYRLANGTDGLDTGLRLRQRFGSGMPLLLVTGETAPERLKRVRASGVAVLFKPVDAGKLFQTLAELAPSGAQ; from the coding sequence ATGGCCGACGCGCCGCTGAGCCAGCAGGTGCTGCGCGAGCACGTGGCGTCGGTCTATTTCAACTACAACGCGACCTTCCTGGCCCGCGTCGTCTTCGTGCTGGTGCTCGGCGCGTTCATGTACCTGCAACTGGGCGACCCGATGGTGCTGCCCTTCGTCGTGCTGCATCTGACGCTGTACCTGGGCATGTACTTCACGCCGCGCTGGAATCCCTCGGTTCGGGCGGCCGACAGCGCCTGGTGGGCGCGCAAGATCACCCGCATCGTGACCCTGCTCGGGTTTGCCGATGCCTTGGCGCCGTGGATCTTCGTGCCCGCGGGCAACCTGCCGGTCACCGCCGCGCTGATGGTGGTGATGATGGGCAACTGCGCCCGTGCCGTGCAGTCGCTGCGGCCGCTGAAGGCGGCGCTGTTCGGCCACACGCTGCCCATGATGGGCGGGCTGATCATTGCCCTGGCCTGGCAGCGCGACTCCATCCATCTCTTCCTCGCGGCCTTTGCCGCGATCTACCTTTTCCTCATGCTGCGCGTCGGCGTTCAGGAGCACAGGCTGCTGGCCGATTCGCTGATCCTGCGCTTCGAGAAGGAGGCCCTGGCCGTGCGGCTGGAGGAACAGATCGCCGCCACCGAACGGGCCAGCCAGGAAAAGACCCGCTTCCTGGCCAGCGCCAGCCATGACCTGCGGCAGCCGCTGCACGCCATCGCGCTGTTCGGCGCCGCGCTCGAGAACGAGCTGCGCGGCCGTCCGGAAGGAGTCAATGCCGAGCGCCTGATGCGCGCCGTGAATGCGCTGGGCACGTCGCTGGACACCATGCTCGACGTCTCGAAGCTGGATGCGGGGGTGGTCTTGCCCGAGCTTCAGGCGGTGCAGCTCGACGGCTTGTTCCTGCCGCTCAACCACATGTTCTCGGCACGCGCCGAGCAGAAGGAACTGCAGTTGCGCGTGCGCGCGAGCGGGCTGTGGGTGCACAGCGATCCGCAGCTGTTGCATCGCCTGCTTTCCAACCTGATCGACAACGCACTCAAGTACACGGCGAGCGGCGGCGTGACCGTGACGGCCCGGGCGCGTGCAGATGCCGTCTGGATCGAGGTGCGCGACACCGGCATCGGCATCGCCCCCGAGCAGCTGGGGCGCATCTTCGAGGAGTTCTACCAGGTCGGCAATCTCGGCCGGGACCGCTCGCAGGGCCTGGGTATCGGCCTGTCGATCGTGCAGCGCCTGTCGCGGCTGCTGGACCATCCGATGCAGGTGCATTCGCGCCCGGGCCGGGGAACCTGCTTTCGCGTGGTGCTGCCTGCGGCCGGGCCGCGGGTGGGCGCACCGCCGGCCGGCCCGATCCTCCAGGGTGTGGAAGCACATCGGCGCCGCGATGCAGCGGCACAGGCGCTGCCCGGCCGCGTGCTGCTGGTCGACGACGAAGCGGAAATCCGGGAGGCCATGGGCCAACTGCTTCGCTCCTGGTCGATCGAGGTGCAGGCGGTGGCCGACGAAGCGCAGGCCGAAGAGGCCATGGCACAGGCGCAGGGCCGGGCCCAGCCCTTCGATCTGCTGATCTGCGACTACCGACTGGCCAACGGCACTGACGGACTCGATACCGGCCTGCGCCTGCGCCAACGCTTCGGCTCCGGCATGCCGTTGTTGCTGGTCACCGGCGAAACAGCGCCGGAACGCCTGAAGCGGGTCCGTGCATCCGGCGTCGCCGTGCTGTTCAAGCCGGTGGACGCCGGCAAGCTGTTCCAGACCCTGGCCGAACTCGCGCCCTCCGGCGCACAGTGA
- the ftsY gene encoding signal recognition particle-docking protein FtsY, with the protein MFSFFKKKPPAESPAAPAPPPAAEPAPAPEPAPARSVFSPSSWFGSKPAAEEAAPPPAAPATAPAVAPPPPPPPAVAPPAAPAAPNATPTPTPTPAPAPAPASPLAPADLAEPLPALITDAAMAAERKGWFDKLKTGLRKTGTGIQAVFVNAQIDDALYEELESALLMADTGVKATEFLLDDLRGRVKRQMATDAAQVKRLLADAITDLLQPLEKPLVIGQFTPTVIMVAGVNGAGKTTSIGKLTKHLANEGASVLLAAADTFRAAAREQLLVWADRNTVEIVSQEGGDPSAVSFDAVTAGKARGKDVVLVDTAGRLPTQLHLMDELKKIKRVVTKADATAPHEVLLVIDGNTGQNALAQVRAFDETLGLTGLVVTKLDGTAKGGVLCAIARERPIPVYFIGVGEKLEDLETFNAREFALALLG; encoded by the coding sequence ATGTTCAGTTTCTTCAAGAAAAAACCGCCTGCCGAATCACCGGCCGCGCCGGCGCCCCCCCCGGCCGCCGAGCCGGCACCGGCCCCCGAGCCTGCGCCGGCACGCTCGGTGTTCTCTCCGTCGAGCTGGTTCGGCTCGAAGCCTGCCGCGGAGGAAGCGGCGCCCCCGCCTGCAGCGCCAGCCACAGCGCCCGCGGTAGCGCCTCCGCCGCCGCCGCCGCCGGCAGTTGCGCCACCGGCCGCCCCCGCTGCGCCGAACGCCACACCGACACCGACACCGACACCAGCACCAGCACCAGCGCCTGCATCACCCCTCGCACCCGCCGACCTGGCCGAGCCCCTGCCCGCCCTCATCACCGATGCGGCCATGGCAGCCGAGCGCAAGGGCTGGTTCGACAAGCTCAAGACCGGCCTGCGCAAGACTGGCACCGGCATCCAGGCGGTGTTCGTCAATGCCCAGATCGACGACGCGCTGTACGAGGAGCTCGAATCGGCCCTGCTGATGGCCGATACCGGCGTCAAGGCCACCGAGTTCCTGCTCGACGACCTGCGCGGCCGCGTCAAGCGCCAGATGGCGACCGATGCGGCGCAAGTGAAGCGGCTGCTGGCCGACGCCATCACCGACCTGCTCCAGCCGCTGGAAAAGCCGCTGGTGATCGGTCAGTTCACACCGACGGTGATCATGGTGGCGGGCGTGAACGGCGCCGGCAAGACCACCTCCATCGGCAAGCTCACCAAGCACTTGGCCAACGAGGGTGCCTCGGTGCTGCTGGCGGCAGCCGACACCTTCCGCGCGGCTGCGCGCGAGCAGCTGCTGGTCTGGGCCGACCGCAACACGGTCGAGATCGTGAGCCAGGAAGGCGGGGATCCATCGGCAGTGAGTTTCGACGCGGTCACGGCCGGCAAGGCGCGCGGCAAGGACGTGGTGCTGGTCGACACCGCCGGCCGGCTGCCGACGCAGTTGCACCTGATGGACGAGCTCAAGAAGATCAAGCGCGTCGTCACCAAGGCCGACGCCACCGCGCCGCACGAGGTGCTGCTGGTGATCGACGGCAACACCGGGCAGAACGCCCTGGCGCAGGTCCGGGCCTTCGACGAGACGCTGGGCCTCACCGGCCTGGTGGTGACCAAGCTCGACGGCACGGCCAAGGGCGGCGTGCTCTGCGCCATTGCGCGCGAGCGGCCGATCCCGGTCTACTTCATCGGCGTGGGCGAGAAGCTGGAAGACCTCGAAACCTTCAACGCGCGCGAGTTCGCGCTGGCGCTGCTGGGCTGA
- a CDS encoding M16 family metallopeptidase, with the protein MKHPSPRRAASGAVLAVALSALWAMPAQAQPTPVSAAPSTAAPADAAAAASTPQQFTLANGMTLLVQPDRRAPTAVQMVWVRVGSVDEVDGTSGVAHVLEHMMFKGTKDIKPGEFSRRVAALGGQENAFTTRDYTGYYQQIPVASLEQVMKLESDRFANNQWSDDEFKREIEVVKEERRLRTDDQPRALLGEQQNAAVFTASPYHRPVVGWMSDLDAMTPDDARAFFRRWYVPANAALVVAGDVDVAQVRALAEKYYGRIPARAVPARKPRTEPAQRGIRRIEFKAPAEQAYVSLAFRIPQLENLEAADSDVWALEVLSAVLDGYTGARLDRALTQGPDRVADSAGAYSGLAGRGPQLFTLVGVPAHGKSAEAVEAALRAQVARVAKEGVSDAELARVKTQWVASQTYKRDSVMAQARELGSNWVQGLPLDTSERIIAKLQAVTPAQVQAVAAKYFGDDQLTVATLRPLPLEARPRGRGFAAPEGELR; encoded by the coding sequence ATGAAACACCCCTCGCCACGCCGTGCTGCGTCCGGTGCGGTGCTGGCAGTGGCGCTTTCCGCGCTGTGGGCCATGCCTGCGCAGGCCCAGCCCACACCGGTTTCCGCCGCTCCATCCACCGCCGCTCCAGCCGACGCTGCCGCTGCGGCGTCCACTCCCCAGCAATTCACCCTGGCCAACGGCATGACGCTGCTGGTGCAGCCCGACAGGCGTGCGCCCACCGCGGTGCAGATGGTCTGGGTTCGCGTGGGCTCGGTCGACGAGGTCGACGGCACTTCGGGCGTGGCCCACGTGCTCGAGCACATGATGTTCAAGGGCACCAAGGACATCAAGCCCGGCGAGTTCTCGCGCCGCGTGGCGGCGCTGGGCGGCCAGGAAAACGCCTTCACCACGCGCGACTACACCGGCTACTACCAGCAGATTCCCGTGGCCAGCCTGGAGCAGGTCATGAAGCTCGAATCGGACCGCTTCGCCAACAACCAGTGGTCCGACGACGAGTTCAAGCGCGAGATCGAGGTGGTCAAGGAAGAACGGCGCCTGCGCACCGACGACCAGCCGCGCGCATTGCTCGGCGAACAGCAGAACGCGGCCGTGTTCACGGCCTCGCCCTACCACCGCCCCGTGGTCGGCTGGATGAGCGATCTCGACGCGATGACGCCCGACGACGCGCGCGCCTTCTTCCGCCGCTGGTACGTGCCGGCCAATGCCGCCCTGGTGGTGGCCGGCGATGTCGACGTGGCCCAGGTGCGTGCGCTGGCCGAGAAGTACTACGGCCGCATTCCCGCGCGCGCCGTGCCCGCGCGCAAGCCGCGCACCGAGCCCGCGCAGCGCGGCATCCGCCGCATCGAGTTCAAGGCGCCGGCCGAGCAGGCCTACGTGTCGCTCGCGTTCCGCATTCCGCAGCTGGAGAACCTCGAAGCCGCGGACAGCGACGTGTGGGCGCTCGAAGTGCTGTCGGCCGTGCTCGACGGCTACACGGGCGCGCGGCTCGACCGCGCCCTGACCCAGGGGCCCGACCGCGTGGCCGATTCGGCCGGTGCCTACTCGGGCCTGGCCGGCCGCGGGCCGCAGCTGTTCACGCTGGTGGGCGTGCCGGCACACGGCAAGAGCGCCGAAGCGGTCGAGGCCGCGCTGCGCGCCCAGGTGGCGCGCGTTGCGAAGGAGGGCGTGAGCGACGCCGAACTCGCGCGCGTCAAGACGCAATGGGTGGCCAGCCAGACCTACAAGCGCGATTCCGTGATGGCGCAGGCCCGCGAGCTCGGCAGCAACTGGGTGCAGGGGCTGCCGCTGGATACCAGCGAACGGATCATCGCGAAGCTGCAGGCCGTCACGCCGGCCCAGGTGCAGGCGGTGGCCGCCAAATACTTCGGCGACGACCAGCTTACCGTGGCCACCCTGCGCCCCCTGCCGCTCGAAGCCAGGCCCCGCGGCCGCGGTTTTGCCGCCCCCGAAGGTGAACTGCGCTGA
- a CDS encoding M16 family metallopeptidase, producing MTTMTKILRSALFAAATAFAGLNAAQAALPIEHWTLASGAKIYLVSTQALPIVDVQIDFDAGSRRDPAAQAGLASASATMVEKGVRAGRNGEPALDENALGEAWADLGAEFNASAGTDRASYSLRTLSDPALLAKVVALASREIGEPAFPDDVWQRERERINASLKEANTKPATIAGRAFAHSVYGSHPYGQEVTEATLARIDTAAMRQRYQQLIVPCRAKLSIVGAVTRAEAEAMATALLSRLPGPEACTPLPAIAPVAALGAPKDERIPFASAQAHVLIGQPGYPRKDPDHFALTLGNYVLGGGGFVSRLTNEVREKRGLAYSVYSGFAPGLDAGAFRVGFQTRPDQAEEAVKVSRDVVAKFVAEGPTASELKAAKDNLIGGFPLLLDSNRKLIGNVANIAWHDLPLDYLDTWTARMNAVTAADVRAAFARKLQPDRMVTVVVGGK from the coding sequence ATGACAACAATGACAAAAATCCTGCGCTCCGCGCTGTTCGCGGCCGCCACTGCCTTCGCAGGCCTGAACGCCGCGCAAGCCGCGCTGCCGATCGAGCACTGGACGCTCGCGAGCGGCGCCAAGATCTACCTGGTGTCGACCCAGGCGCTGCCCATCGTCGATGTGCAGATCGATTTCGACGCCGGCAGCCGGCGCGACCCGGCAGCCCAGGCCGGCCTGGCCAGCGCGAGCGCGACCATGGTCGAGAAGGGCGTGCGCGCCGGCAGGAACGGCGAGCCGGCGCTCGACGAGAACGCGCTCGGCGAGGCCTGGGCCGACCTGGGCGCCGAATTCAACGCCAGCGCCGGCACCGACCGCGCCAGCTACTCGCTGCGCACGCTGTCCGATCCGGCGCTGCTGGCCAAGGTGGTGGCGCTGGCCTCGCGCGAGATCGGCGAGCCGGCCTTTCCGGACGATGTCTGGCAGCGCGAGCGCGAACGCATCAATGCGTCGCTGAAGGAAGCCAACACCAAGCCGGCGACCATCGCGGGCCGCGCCTTCGCGCACAGCGTCTACGGCAGCCATCCCTACGGGCAGGAAGTCACCGAAGCCACGCTCGCGCGCATCGACACCGCCGCCATGCGGCAGCGCTACCAGCAGCTGATCGTGCCGTGTCGCGCCAAGCTCAGCATCGTGGGTGCCGTGACCCGCGCCGAGGCCGAAGCCATGGCCACGGCGCTGCTGTCGCGGCTGCCCGGACCCGAGGCGTGCACGCCGCTCCCGGCGATCGCACCGGTGGCCGCGCTCGGCGCGCCCAAGGACGAGCGCATTCCGTTCGCGTCGGCCCAGGCCCACGTGCTGATCGGCCAGCCCGGCTATCCGCGCAAGGACCCCGACCATTTCGCGCTCACGCTCGGCAACTACGTGCTGGGCGGCGGCGGCTTCGTCTCGCGGCTGACCAACGAAGTGCGCGAGAAGCGCGGCCTGGCCTACAGCGTCTACAGCGGCTTTGCGCCGGGGCTGGACGCCGGTGCGTTCCGCGTCGGCTTTCAGACGCGTCCCGACCAGGCTGAAGAAGCCGTGAAGGTCTCGCGCGACGTCGTCGCAAAATTCGTGGCCGAAGGCCCGACCGCCAGCGAACTCAAGGCTGCCAAGGACAACCTGATCGGCGGCTTCCCGCTGCTGCTGGACAGCAACCGCAAGCTCATCGGCAACGTGGCCAACATCGCCTGGCACGACCTGCCGCTCGACTATCTCGACACCTGGACCGCGCGCATGAACGCGGTCACGGCGGCCGACGTCCGGGCCGCCTTCGCGCGCAAGCTGCAGCCCGATCGCATGGTGACGGTGGTAGTGGGCGGCAAGTAG
- a CDS encoding LysR family transcriptional regulator ArgP, with amino-acid sequence MLDYAALNALAAVVREGTFERAARALNVTPSAVSQRVKLLEERTGGALLVRGQPCVATEAGQQLCRHIERVGMLEHELRDALPALGMGGRSGEMAERVTVRVAVNADSLATWFMAAAAAFSKQEESALLDLTVDDQDHTAERLRSGAVLAAVTALAQPVAGCNSEALGSMHYVAAASPEFVERYFARGVGARTLAHAPSLVFDRKDRLQARWVRRICHRSIETPRHWLPSAQGFVEAARAGMGWGMLPASMAADAMRTGALVELVPGSVLQVPLYWQQARAAPQLLERLKAAVRTAAASGTHALR; translated from the coding sequence ATGCTCGACTACGCCGCCCTGAATGCACTGGCCGCCGTGGTGCGCGAAGGCACCTTCGAGCGCGCGGCCCGCGCACTCAACGTCACGCCATCGGCCGTCTCGCAGCGCGTGAAGCTGCTCGAGGAGCGCACGGGTGGCGCGCTGCTGGTGCGCGGCCAGCCTTGCGTGGCGACTGAAGCCGGGCAGCAGCTCTGCCGGCACATCGAGCGCGTGGGCATGCTGGAACACGAGTTGCGCGACGCGCTTCCCGCGCTCGGCATGGGCGGCAGGAGCGGTGAAATGGCCGAGCGCGTCACGGTGCGGGTGGCGGTGAACGCCGACAGCCTGGCCACCTGGTTCATGGCGGCCGCCGCGGCGTTCTCGAAGCAGGAAGAATCCGCCCTGCTCGACCTGACCGTGGACGACCAGGACCACACCGCCGAGCGCCTGCGCAGCGGCGCGGTGCTGGCGGCCGTCACCGCGCTGGCGCAGCCGGTGGCCGGCTGCAACAGCGAGGCGCTAGGCAGCATGCACTACGTGGCCGCCGCAAGTCCGGAATTCGTCGAGCGGTATTTCGCCAGGGGCGTGGGCGCGCGCACCTTGGCCCATGCGCCAAGCCTGGTGTTCGACCGCAAGGACCGGCTGCAGGCGCGCTGGGTGCGGCGCATCTGCCATCGCAGCATCGAGACGCCGCGGCACTGGCTGCCCTCGGCCCAGGGTTTCGTCGAAGCGGCGCGCGCCGGCATGGGCTGGGGCATGCTTCCGGCCAGCATGGCGGCCGACGCGATGCGCACGGGCGCCTTGGTGGAACTGGTGCCCGGCTCGGTGCTGCAGGTGCCGCTCTACTGGCAGCAGGCGCGCGCCGCGCCGCAACTGCTCGAACGCCTCAAGGCGGCGGTGCGCACGGCCGCCGCAAGCGGCACGCACGCGCTGCGCTGA
- a CDS encoding LysE/ArgO family amino acid transporter, translating to MVIEQITAAFANGLLMSLVLIVAIGAQNAYVLRQGLRREHVSAVVLFCAASDAVLICAGVAGMAQALEGRPAFATALAGLGALFLGAYGLRALWRSRQPGALHAKAQGASLSRTAVLAQAAGFTLLNPHVYLDTVLLVGGTGAQYGGSLKAWFVAGSALASALWFSALGFGARWLAPVFARPRAWQMLDALIGGTMLVLAALLARRAFLGA from the coding sequence ATGGTCATCGAACAAATCACTGCCGCATTCGCCAACGGGCTCTTGATGAGCCTGGTGCTCATCGTTGCCATCGGCGCACAGAACGCCTATGTGCTGCGGCAGGGCCTGCGGCGCGAGCATGTGAGCGCCGTGGTGCTGTTCTGCGCGGCGAGCGACGCGGTCCTGATCTGTGCGGGCGTGGCCGGAATGGCACAGGCGCTGGAAGGGCGGCCGGCCTTCGCCACCGCGCTGGCAGGGCTTGGGGCGCTGTTCCTCGGCGCCTACGGGCTGCGGGCACTGTGGCGTTCGCGGCAGCCCGGCGCGCTGCACGCAAAGGCCCAGGGCGCGTCGCTTTCGCGCACCGCGGTGCTGGCGCAGGCGGCGGGCTTCACCTTGCTGAATCCGCATGTCTATCTCGACACCGTGCTGCTCGTGGGCGGCACCGGCGCCCAGTACGGCGGCTCGCTCAAGGCCTGGTTCGTCGCGGGCTCGGCGCTCGCGAGCGCGCTGTGGTTCTCGGCGCTGGGCTTCGGCGCGCGCTGGCTGGCGCCGGTGTTCGCGCGCCCGCGTGCCTGGCAGATGCTCGACGCGCTGATCGGCGGCACGATGCTGGTGCTTGCCGCGCTGCTGGCACGGCGGGCTTTCCTCGGCGCCTGA
- a CDS encoding RsmD family RNA methyltransferase, translating into MPQKKAAAARRSSSTPSPSPSPRSKSLPHEVRIIGGLWKRSRLSVADKPGLRPTPDRVRETLFNWLASIAGVGGGELPGWHCVDAFAGTGALGLEAASRGAASVLLCEQDAALVAQLQAAKTKLSAEAVRIERGNGLTALERAPAGSLDVVFLDPPFESIALYEPALRAAARALKAGGSVYLEAPRRWNDEELAALSLVGFRYLKAGAVHAHLLRQAANGTA; encoded by the coding sequence ATGCCCCAGAAGAAAGCCGCAGCCGCCAGGCGCTCCTCCTCGACGCCGTCGCCGTCGCCGTCACCAAGATCGAAATCGCTGCCGCACGAGGTGCGCATCATCGGCGGCCTGTGGAAGCGCAGCCGCCTTTCCGTGGCCGACAAGCCGGGCCTTCGCCCCACGCCCGACCGTGTGCGGGAAACGCTGTTCAACTGGCTCGCGAGCATCGCGGGAGTCGGTGGCGGCGAGCTGCCGGGCTGGCATTGTGTCGATGCATTCGCGGGCACCGGCGCGCTCGGCCTCGAGGCCGCATCGCGCGGCGCGGCGAGCGTGCTGCTCTGCGAGCAGGACGCCGCGCTGGTGGCCCAGCTGCAGGCCGCGAAGACGAAGCTTTCCGCCGAAGCCGTTCGCATCGAGCGCGGCAACGGGCTCACCGCGCTCGAGCGCGCCCCCGCCGGCAGCCTGGATGTCGTGTTTCTCGATCCGCCTTTCGAGAGCATCGCGCTCTACGAACCCGCGCTGCGCGCCGCCGCGCGCGCCCTGAAAGCCGGGGGCTCCGTTTACCTGGAGGCGCCGCGCCGCTGGAACGACGAAGAGCTTGCCGCGCTCAGCCTTGTAGGTTTTCGTTACCTCAAGGCAGGGGCGGTGCACGCTCACTTGCTGCGGCAGGCCGCAAACGGGACTGCATAA
- the coaD gene encoding pantetheine-phosphate adenylyltransferase, producing the protein MASNVIAVYPGTFDPITLGHEDVVRRATQLFSKVIVAVAAGHHKKALFSLQERIEMAREAVKPYSDQVTVESFSGLLRDFVVARGGKAMVRGLRAVTDFDYEFQLAGMNRSLMPDVETVFLTPSDKYQFISSTFVREIAMLGGEVHKFVSPDVEKQLAAKVRSLGRE; encoded by the coding sequence ATGGCCAGCAACGTGATCGCGGTTTATCCCGGCACTTTCGATCCCATCACCCTCGGCCACGAGGACGTGGTGCGGCGTGCAACCCAGCTTTTCTCCAAGGTCATCGTCGCGGTGGCGGCGGGCCACCACAAGAAGGCGCTGTTCAGCCTGCAGGAGCGCATCGAGATGGCGCGCGAGGCCGTGAAGCCCTACAGCGACCAGGTCACGGTCGAGAGCTTCTCGGGCCTGCTGCGCGACTTCGTGGTGGCGCGCGGCGGCAAGGCGATGGTGCGCGGCCTGCGCGCCGTGACCGACTTCGATTACGAGTTCCAGCTCGCGGGCATGAACCGCTCGCTGATGCCCGATGTCGAAACCGTGTTCCTCACGCCCAGCGACAAGTACCAGTTCATCTCGAGCACCTTCGTGCGCGAGATCGCCATGCTCGGCGGCGAGGTCCACAAGTTCGTTTCGCCCGATGTGGAGAAGCAATTGGCAGCCAAGGTGCGCAGCCTGGGTCGTGAGTAG
- the pxpB gene encoding 5-oxoprolinase subunit PxpB, producing MPRLHPLGDAALLCELPPPATLAHQQQIWALGAEVQRWAGVGEVLPGMNNLTLTFDPIAIGIDVLMARVNEAWPRLRAATVEGRRVEIPVAYGGEHGPDLADVAAHTGLTPAEVVRRHSAAEYVVYLLGFLPGFAFMGGLPPELATPRRAEPRAAVPARSVGIGGEQTGIYPLVSPGGWQLIGRTSLELFDPAAEPPTLLRPGDRVRFVVESVQT from the coding sequence TTGCCGCGCCTGCATCCGCTGGGCGATGCGGCGTTGCTTTGCGAGCTGCCGCCGCCCGCCACGCTGGCGCATCAGCAGCAGATCTGGGCGCTGGGCGCCGAGGTGCAGCGGTGGGCCGGCGTGGGCGAGGTGCTGCCGGGCATGAACAACCTCACGCTGACCTTCGATCCGATCGCCATCGGCATCGATGTGCTGATGGCGCGCGTGAACGAAGCCTGGCCGCGGCTGCGGGCCGCCACGGTCGAAGGCCGCAGGGTGGAGATTCCGGTGGCGTATGGCGGCGAGCACGGCCCCGATCTTGCCGATGTCGCGGCGCACACCGGGCTCACGCCGGCCGAAGTGGTGCGGCGCCACAGCGCGGCCGAGTACGTGGTCTACCTGCTGGGCTTCCTGCCCGGCTTCGCCTTCATGGGCGGACTGCCGCCCGAGCTCGCCACGCCGCGCCGCGCCGAGCCGCGCGCGGCGGTGCCCGCGCGATCGGTCGGCATCGGCGGCGAGCAGACCGGCATCTATCCGCTGGTGTCGCCGGGCGGCTGGCAGCTGATCGGCCGCACCTCGCTCGAACTCTTCGATCCGGCGGCCGAGCCGCCCACCCTGCTGCGCCCGGGCGACCGCGTGCGCTTCGTCGTCGAAAGCGTGCAGACATGA